The sequence GATGGCGGTAACAGCCCTGTCGCTACCTTCAATGATTATGCCCAGCAAGGTAGTAAAGCCTAAACTTTTAGTAATCTTTGTATTCATTGTATCAGCAGGGATTATAATAATTGGATATTTGTTTAATGCTTTTTCATATATTTTTGTGTAATAAGGGTTGATAAATGAGTAGGGGTTTATCTATGGTATTGTAAAAGGAATTTAAAATAGGAGGGGTATTTAAATATGGGAAATTATATTATCTATGCTGTCACGCTTATACTTTTGATAATTTCTTTCTTAAAAGACAAACAAAAAACAAAAAATGCATTAAAGAAAGCGTGGAAGTCCTTTGAGAATATATTGCCAGAATTTCTTGGAGTTATTATGCTGGTAGGAATACTGCTTGTCGTACTCAATCCCCAGGTTATATCTGCCGTAATTGGAGCAGAATCAGGATGGTTTGGCGTTATTCTTGCAGCCCTGGTTGGAGCAGTTACCCTTATCCCAGGGTTTGTGGCATTCCCTACTGCTGCCATGCTGCTTCAAAATGGTGCAGGGTATATGCAGATTGGAGCATTTGTTTCTACACTTATGATGGTAGGGATTGTTACGGCTCCTGTAGAGATAAAATACTTTGGCAAAAAACTTACCATTGCAAGAAATGTTTTAGCCTTTGTATTTTCTTTCCTCGTAGCATATATAATTGGGAAGGTGGCGGGCGGTATATGAAGTTTATAAAAAGATACAATTTTTTTCTAATCACTATCGGCATTATAGGGATTATTACTTTAATAAATAGAAGTGTTGGAATAAAAGCCATTGGTGTTGCAGGATATAGTTTGAAGGAAATGGCTCTAGTTATTCCCCCTGTATTTATTCTCTTGGGTTTGTTAGATGTCTGGGTTCCTAGAGAAACGATGGTGAAATACATGGGAGAAGGTTCAGGGATAAAAGGCGTAATCCTATCCATCATTTTAGGCTCGGCAGCAGCAGGTCCACTTTATGGAGCATTTCCGATAGCAGCAGTTTTTATGAAAAAGGGTGTAAAATTTAGCAATATACTAATATTCATTGGAGCATGGTCCACTACAAAAATACCAATGTTTTTATTTGAAATGTCAGCATTGGGTACTAAATTTGCTGTAACAAGACTATTGATTGACATCCCTGGAATAATTATTATCGCTTACATCTTATCCCTTTTAATGCAAAAAGAAGAGATAAAAGAAATATATAAAAAGGCTGAAAACATGTGATATATGATAT comes from Calorimonas adulescens and encodes:
- a CDS encoding permease — translated: MGNYIIYAVTLILLIISFLKDKQKTKNALKKAWKSFENILPEFLGVIMLVGILLVVLNPQVISAVIGAESGWFGVILAALVGAVTLIPGFVAFPTAAMLLQNGAGYMQIGAFVSTLMMVGIVTAPVEIKYFGKKLTIARNVLAFVFSFLVAYIIGKVAGGI
- a CDS encoding permease; protein product: MKFIKRYNFFLITIGIIGIITLINRSVGIKAIGVAGYSLKEMALVIPPVFILLGLLDVWVPRETMVKYMGEGSGIKGVILSIILGSAAAGPLYGAFPIAAVFMKKGVKFSNILIFIGAWSTTKIPMFLFEMSALGTKFAVTRLLIDIPGIIIIAYILSLLMQKEEIKEIYKKAENM